In the Necator americanus strain Aroian chromosome X, whole genome shotgun sequence genome, TTCTACAAATTATCTCCGTATTTGAAATAATCAGTTTTTCCAGCGAGGAAACAATCTTTCCAATAACATCGGAACGAGATGAACTTGCAATGtccaaaatttcttcctttgaaTCCACCCACTTGTACAGCAGGTATACTAAACACTATGGTTATAGCGACCCAGACAGAATCCGCCAGAAATCACACCTCCACCAGACGATTCCTCTAGTTACTCTTTCCCACAGAGACATTGTATTCGAGCATAAATTGACTGCAACGACCATTATATACAGTTCTTTTTCATAAGAAGTGCAATGATGACTTAAAATTATTACGAAGAAGAGcgattatggaaaaaaatcaaagtaaagctgattaaaagaaacaaaaaagataagaaatagGAGACGAGAGAATAGCTGAATGTTAGTCAAAAAATCTTTAGCATGAAAATTGAGGAAGTTCTGATGCTTGAAAAAGTCCCATCTTCTTCTTAAGAAAAGCTCCCTTTCGATTTGCATTTGCATTTGCAGGATAGAAGATCTACgtactatttttttgaaactctcTTTCTAAATCCAGCAAATAAATCGCGCTTTGGCGCTTCccacttacttacttagatggcccgtcttcacgggacgtgcgggcccagcatctcttccactcttttcgttccctcgccattggcatccaagatgttctcaagtatCGTAAGTGACCTTGACGAGGTctttgagccgtatccagccgagctggtccatccgtgtagcgaacacgtcaccccatctcgttggtgGTCTCCCTCAAGGGCGTTTaacatctcttgggatccactctagcgttcttttagtccatctatcgtcgattcttctcatgatgtgatcGGTCCATCTACGCTCTGCTCTCAATATATTTTCCTTTGCATCGCAAAGAAGGACATTTCTCTGTCAGAAGTCATAACTGTGAAGACTGGTTTGATGTTGTGTACCTCAGTTGAGCCTTAGAAGACATCTTTCAAAGGTTCTGTGGGAAGTTCCtggacgtggcagcggtgtctgctcACATTTCCCAGATGGATGCAAATTCGAAAAACCGCCGATTCCCAGATGGATGCAAATTCGAAAAACCGCCAATTCCCAGATGGATGCAAATTCGAAAAACCGCCGATTCCCAGATGGATGTAAATGGTGCCAACGTTGctctcatttttctgttcaattcTTGCTTCAAAGTCATTCcccatattcatagaacgtcgTAGGTagacgtatgacgaagtttttGCGATGTGGGATCTTTCCTGTGGCACTCCTCCGTCGTCACTCCAGGCGTCGCAGCTCCATGAACTGTGtcatctttctgtttattcgcattCGCAACCCTGGCACAGCCCCAGGACCTAATTtcatatcagcagactttttACGGGCTAGTTTGCATCCTCTTTATGTAATTCTAGCGGCATACATGACGTCCTAACTTTAGAAAGACAGGATCctagaccagtggaagacctcgcaaaccgttcttatccatgaGAAGAGTAAGAGAGAGGACCTTTGGAACTGACATTCGATGTGATTGCTGCGCGTCTTGTACAAATCCACCAAGATCATCTTcgcacgcatatctaggacgttGGATGAAATCCATTCTCGAGAGCAAGCTAGATTCCTTTAAGGTCTCAGCTGCAGGGTCACATTCAGACTGTGTCGAGGGTCATCGTTGTCGTATGTAAGGACATTAGTCAAATGATACGATCGATACACCATTAAGATACACTTTTTCCAGTGCTGCCTTACcttacccattggaaaggggtacGACAAGACGATACTATATCGTCGAAGCTGTTCACCGGGTTgtattgcaatggataatgaactcattttcttggaaataaaTGGGCAAACTTGTTAACCTAATAATCCTCTCCAAACTTCGTTTTTCGGACgacttcgttttcttttcgagaggTAGTAaggaagcagaaacgatgctcaaggaACTGATCAAAGCAGCGaggagaataggactgcgaataaataGGAATACACACTTCATGAAGAATGCCTACGAGGACGAAGGAGCACAACTTCAAGGTTCtaaaatcgtggaaactttgtCACatgtatacctcggacgttctatgaacatgaaaaaagacttgaaggaagaactgaatggaAGGATGAGAGCAACGTGGGCATCATTTGCATCCGTCAGGGAAGCTGCAGAaaaactgacggaccaagagcTCAATGCCCTTTTGTTGTGCGGTTTTTCACGtcctgttacgcagcggaaaCGTATTCAGACACTGCTGCCACGTACAAGAAGCTATTGGCTACCCTCAGAAGTCTTGAGAGTCAAATGAGGTGGTGTGATGTGTTCGGTACAAGGataccagctgagagctcagccgGACACCCTCAAGGACCCTGCCAACGTTACTCACAAAACTTTAGAACATCTTAGATGACGACaacaaggaaagaagagattGGAAAAGATTATGGAGCCGCACGTTTTGCGAAGATGGGCCATTTATGTGCCTACGTAAAAAAGTATGATTAAAATGACTATGTAAGTTATGTTAAAGGTCTCAGATTGTAGGTTTTGTTAAGCAAAATGGTTATGATATGTCAAATTGTAGGACATCTGCGGTACGAAAGCTTAAAAGGCTCTTATCAATATTTATCACAAGATATTATTCAAACAAAAGGTGGGGGAGGTGTAGAGATGCTCGTACATACCAGGTGTTATGGCCGAGGCGGCAAGACTATCTTCTCGCCTCCGATAACACATAATGCATGTTGTTGTCACATCCcaacatttccatttcttaaGTAAGCTCGCCCAGAAGCTGTTGGACGCGATGTAaatgtaatatttttctattggtGTTTCATGATTATTCGTTGTAAGTGTACACCAAGGAAGCAATTAATCCAAGATTGATGCTAATACCGAGCGCAGATGTAAATGGTTTTATGTTGTTATATgcggttttttaaaatgaaattcaataaggagaatatttttggaaagtgTTCGAGGACTATCTAAAGGTAGTTCTCGTTCTTAAAATAGctatcgtttgaaaaaaagaaaaaagggatttAAAAAGTGCGACAGTGACATTCGCGGATATACAAGTGTTTTTCTACAAAGACGATGCGCAGTATTGTATGTCTCTAGGACAAGAAATAAATGTACTGAACGTTAATATCGATTTATTGTATtcggatatatatatatatatatatcaacgTATTAGTTCGGGTCATAAATAACTTGCGGTCAATTAAATGCACCTAGTGTTATTGTTTACGCATACAATGGATTGCCCGAGGAAGGGATTTTTGTTACCCCTAGGCCTGCAGATCTTCGGTTCATCTTTGGACAGCAGTCTAGTGTAGTAGACCTtacgttcaatttttttttcactttgaggatttaaaaatgaaaaaaaaatgcgcttACGCCATATGATGCGTTGGGAGTTTAAACAAGGTAATACTGCTGCAGGCACGGTTTTAAAATATGCGGTGTGTACGGCGAAAGAATGATAACCGATCGAGCGGTTGGGAATTGGATCGTCAAACTCCTTTCTGACCTTGAAAACAGAACCAAGGGGTAGGGATCGCCCTTCAGACTTTGATGACTTTGGAGTCATTGGAATAAAATTCGCGTCAAATAACGAGAGAGTTAGCATAGGAGCTCAATAAGCTCAAGCTCACAGTCAAAGTAAATCATTGTTACAATACATGTGCGAGAAACAAAACGAAAGTCTTTCATGGCTCAACCTACAACCAGACTAAGAATTCCATTTTACGCAAGTTAAGATTGTATTCGTTGTAAGGTGTACTGTGCGTGAACGATCAGAAGATTAGGGACTCTGCTCCACTttacaatggaaatgaaatttaattatGCGCTTCAACGGTAGTATTTAAATAAAGACCGTCAATGGCTGGCTTCTGTAGTATAGAAAACTCGCAATAGGAGGGCTTCTAACCCATTTAATCTGTTTTTTCACCAagtcttttgaagaaaaatatgacgtTCCTA is a window encoding:
- a CDS encoding hypothetical protein (NECATOR_CHRX.G23685.T1), translating into MLKELIKAARRIGLRINRNTHFMKNAYEDEGAQLQGSKIVETLSHVYLGRSMNMKKDLKEELNGRMRATWASFASVREAAEKLTDQELNALLLCGFSRPVTQRKRIQTLLPRTRSYWLPSEVLRVK